The following proteins come from a genomic window of Trifolium pratense cultivar HEN17-A07 linkage group LG4, ARS_RC_1.1, whole genome shotgun sequence:
- the LOC123923439 gene encoding protein FMP32, mitochondrial-like — MAAVCKHMRQLSRLRGLGLSRLSPSQSSPSSSSFQTSTIFDPYFSPPLSTTRSFSQLVKSNGKHLFLVDTLALVRRLEAQGVPSKQAEAITAAITEVLNDSLENVSQALVSKGEMQKTEMIQESNLSKFKSEVQSSQGHHFSLLQHETEKLRNDIEKMRSELRYEMDKVTAGQRLDLNLERGRTREELSNQSAETNNLTNKLDREIHSLRAQLEAAKYEVIKYCIGTLVSISAVGLAVLRILM; from the exons ATGGCCGCGGTTTGTAAGCATATGCGGCAATTATCTCGATTAAGAGGTTTAGGGCTTTCCAGATTATCACCATCACAATCATCACCATCATCTTCTTCGTTTCAAACTTCAACAATATTCGATCCATATTTTTCACCTCCACTTTCAACCACAAGATCTTTTTCTCAATTGGTCAAATCCAATGGCAAACACTTGTTTCTCGTTGACACATTGGCCCTT GTTAGGAGATTAGAAGCACAAGGAGTACCTTCAAAGCAAGCTGAAGCTATAACTGCTGCTATAACTGAAGTTTTGAATGATAGTCTTGAAAATGTGTCTCAAGCATTGGTATCAAAAGGAGAAATGCAAAAA actGAAATGATTCAAGAGTCCAACCTGTCCAAATTCAAATCAGAAGTACAAAGCTCACAG GGGCACCATTTTTCACTGTTGCAACATGAGACTGAGAAGCTTAGGAATGATATAGAGAAGATGCGCAGTGAACTGAG GTATGAAATGGACAAAGTTACTGCTGGACAGCGATTGGATTTGAACCTTGAAAGGGG GAGAACTAGGGAGGAACTGTCAAATCAGAGTGCTGAAACTAACAACCTGACCAACAAACTTGATAGG GAGATTCATTCTTTAAGAGCACAACTGGAAGCCGCTAAATACGAGGTCATAAAATACTGCATAGGAACACTTGTTTCAATCTCTGCTGTTGGTCTCGCTGTACTTCGTATCTTGATGTGA